The Spirosoma foliorum genome has a window encoding:
- a CDS encoding DHA2 family efflux MFS transporter permease subunit, whose product MQQPLAAQAPALPTGLLRVIIVVTAITAAVMELIDVTIVNVALNEIAGALGATIEDVAWVVTSYAIANVIIIPMTGFLAEYFGRKKYYLASIVLFTAASYFCASSTSLWQLVLWRFIQGIGGGALLSTSQGIIFDAFPPAKRGVASGIFGMGIILGPTLGPFLGGVIVENYHWSYIFYVNVPVGIVATILTFLYIAKKPGEGTRKSQIKIDYLGITLLAVGVGSLQYVLEKGQSDDWFESKTIVTFTIAAVVGMVGFIWRQLTTDHPVVNLRVLSKGTLGVTTIFSFVAGLGLFTSVFVYPVLVQRINGFTPTMTGLSLLWPTLVGIPLFPLIGRRLSTGASPLPFIIIGMCTFVVFGFYSGTLNGQANQWDFFWAQMMRVFGVTMLQLPLINQAVAGLPPQDFPSAIALNNMIRQLGGAFGIALANTFVTRSYAQHRGDLVSNLDPSNPLLTERLNMMGGASQRAYKLLDLTVDKQAYLLAYLDTFRLVGIFFLLILPLVYFLRTKKKSAAEIALAAKAMSEAH is encoded by the coding sequence ATGCAACAACCATTAGCTGCTCAAGCGCCTGCCCTCCCAACAGGATTGCTTCGTGTTATTATCGTCGTCACGGCTATTACGGCCGCAGTGATGGAATTGATCGACGTTACCATCGTCAACGTAGCCCTGAATGAAATTGCCGGAGCCTTAGGGGCCACTATCGAAGACGTTGCCTGGGTGGTTACCTCCTACGCCATTGCCAACGTGATCATTATTCCCATGACGGGCTTTCTGGCCGAGTATTTTGGTCGTAAAAAGTACTATCTGGCCTCCATTGTTCTGTTTACGGCTGCGTCCTATTTCTGTGCCAGTTCAACCAGTTTATGGCAACTTGTCCTCTGGCGATTTATCCAGGGCATCGGTGGTGGGGCCTTGTTGTCTACGTCTCAGGGAATCATTTTTGATGCGTTTCCACCCGCCAAACGAGGAGTCGCTTCCGGTATTTTTGGCATGGGTATCATCCTCGGGCCAACATTAGGGCCATTTCTGGGAGGAGTTATTGTCGAAAACTACCACTGGTCTTACATCTTTTACGTGAACGTACCTGTCGGTATCGTCGCGACCATTCTTACGTTCCTTTACATTGCCAAGAAGCCCGGTGAGGGTACACGTAAGAGTCAAATCAAGATTGACTATCTGGGTATTACCCTGCTGGCCGTGGGCGTCGGTTCGCTACAATATGTGCTGGAAAAAGGGCAATCCGACGATTGGTTTGAGTCGAAAACGATCGTAACCTTTACGATAGCAGCTGTGGTTGGCATGGTTGGTTTCATCTGGCGGCAATTGACCACCGACCATCCCGTTGTCAATCTGCGTGTTCTCTCAAAAGGGACGCTGGGCGTAACGACCATTTTCAGTTTTGTTGCCGGACTTGGGTTGTTTACCTCTGTGTTCGTCTACCCAGTTCTGGTACAACGTATCAACGGCTTCACACCTACCATGACGGGGCTTTCTCTACTTTGGCCTACGTTGGTTGGTATTCCCCTGTTTCCGCTTATCGGTCGGCGTTTATCGACTGGGGCTTCTCCCCTGCCCTTTATCATTATCGGGATGTGTACATTTGTTGTGTTCGGCTTTTATAGTGGCACACTGAACGGGCAGGCGAACCAATGGGATTTTTTCTGGGCGCAAATGATGCGGGTATTTGGCGTCACGATGTTGCAACTACCCCTGATTAATCAGGCAGTAGCCGGACTACCTCCCCAAGATTTCCCGTCGGCCATTGCGCTCAACAATATGATTCGGCAATTGGGGGGCGCATTCGGTATTGCACTAGCCAACACCTTTGTTACCCGCAGTTATGCCCAGCATCGGGGCGATCTGGTGAGTAATCTGGACCCGAGCAACCCTCTACTTACCGAGCGACTCAATATGATGGGGGGCGCTAGTCAACGGGCCTATAAGCTGCTGGACCTTACCGTCGATAAACAGGCTTATCTATTGGCTTACCTGGACACGTTTCGGCTGGTGGGCATCTTCTT